DNA from Nitrospira sp.:
GTTCCTTTGATTTAAACCCAATATTCTGGTCCCGGAGATGACAAGGGATCTGATAGGCGACGCGCCCCGGCTTCTTGGCGAAGTCGGTCGCCAACTCGCCGGCTTTTTTCATCGTCATCAGATATTCGCAGACATCGAAGGTCCGTTCTGCCACCTGTCTGGTTTGCTCATCGCGATCAAGCTCCGGATATTCGCGCTTCAGCATCAAGCTGCAACTGGCGGTCGGGACCACAACATCGTACCCCTTGAGGACCCAGGGGTACAATGACGCGACGTTGCTTCGAACAGCTTGCTGAATGGCCTGGGTATCCCCAATATCGAAACTGGGCATGCCGCAGCAGCGCTGTTCCGGCACCACCACCCGGACCCCGTTCTTCTCCAGCACCTGCACCGTCGCCTTGCCGACGTCGGTCGCTTGAAAATTCACGAGGCAACTGGCAAACAGCGCGACCTTGCGGACCGGTGGATCGGCTGTCGCCGTTTTGGTTCGACGGCTGAACCAGCGGGGAAACGTCTCTCCGGAAAAATGCAGGAGCCGACGGTCCCGATGAATCCCCATGACCCGTTCCAAAAGGCTGCGCACAAGTCGGTTCTCCAACAAACTGTTGGTGATGGAGGCGGTCGCACTGCCGAGTTGTCCGATAACATCGGTCATGATCATAAGGCGATCCCGCCACCGGACACCGCGCTCCCCGGCGAGATGCTTCTTCCAGGCGACCATCAAATGCGGGAAGTCGATTTCGTAGTGATGCGGCGGAGTATAGGGGCAATGGTTGAAACAGAGCTTGCAATAGTAGCATTCGTCGACGACTCGATGATGATCGGCCGGGGTCAGCTTGGCTACATCACCCTCGTACGCATCGATCCGATCCAACAAGGTGTTGAACGAAGGGCAGAGATTGAAACAGCGTCGGCAGCCGTCACAGACTTCGAAGATCCGGAGTGTTTCTTTCTCCAACCGCTTGGAATCGATCGGTGTGATGAGGCTGAGTCCCTTCATTCGTCTCCCCGAAAACGACCAGCGGCCAGCCTTCGCCGACGGATTCCCGTTACGTCGAAGACTGACCGCTGCGCGTGAGCTGACAGCAGGCTGTTAGCCCTTCAGACTATCCAATCCCTTCTGAAACCGATTGGCATGGGACCGCTCGGCTTTCGCCAAGGTTTCAAACCATTCTGCCAACTCAGGAAATCCTTCGTCTCTCGCGGTCTTCGCCATCCCGGGATACATTTGAGTATATTCGTATGTTTCGCCCTCGATGGCGGACTTGAGATTGGTGTCAGTGTTCCCCATAGGCACACCGGTGGCCGGATCTCCCACCTCTTTCAAAAAGTCCAGGTGACCGAAAGCATGGCCCGTTTCAGCCTCCGAGGTGTCCCGAAAAAGCCCGCCGACGTCCGGATAGCCTTCAATATCGGCCCGTCGAGCGAAATACAGATACCGACGATTGGCCTGTGATTCGCCTGCAAACGCATGCTTCAGATTGTCGTGACTTTTGGTCCCTTTTAAGCTCTTTCCCATGTCAATCTCCTCCTTATTCGCCCACCCACCTTGCGAAGATCTTCACCCGTAAAAAGCGCCACCTAAATAAGATAGCTCAGCCGTCGTCAGAGGTTCAAGGGGCTTCGTGCCCTCTGTCGGCGCTTCTCGGGGAAGCGTCATCGAGAGTGCCCACCGATCGAGCTAGTGTTGGCACGGCTGGCTGTATGTTAGACTCCCACTGCATGGACGTACGAGGACTTTTATCCAGGGAGGCTCCATGTGAAGATTTCGATTCGCCGCTTTTTCTACCGAACTGTAAGTATTATCTCGCTATGCGTCCTCCTTCTGTCTGGTTGTGCACAGGACCCGTACCAGCGGCGAGCGGATATCATGAAGGACCACGTGGAGAACTTTTACACGCACCTCAAGGCCAATAGAGTGGGAGCCGCAGTCCACGAGAACGAACAGATCGAAGCCATGGCCGACCAGATGGCGGACACCGTCAGGAAGCAGGGGCAATCGCAGGGGACGTCTCAGGTCGGACGTGAATTCGCCCTGATGCAAACGGCTCGAGGCACAGCAGCTCAGAATTGGATTGCGCTGGGACAATATCTTGCGATCAAACAGCAGCCGGAGAGGGCCCGTGCATCCTATCAACGTGTGATCGATACCTACACAGAGCCGACAGAACGCGCCTACCGAGAACAGGCCGCACGAGCGTTGAAAGACTTGGAGATCGTGTCAGATCCCTCTCCCAGCTCGACTCGCTAATCGCGCAGATTCGGAACATTGTGGGGAAGGTTCGATCCGTCCATCCGTTGATTGCCCATGATCCACTCGATTACATTCAAAATGCTGTTGCTGGGCCTCTGTGTTACATGGGTAGGTTGTGTCCATCGAATTCAGGTGACGCCTCTCCACACGAGCGCGTCGTCCGTCACCATCCCTCGAACGCTTCAGGTCGTTATCAGCCCGATTTCAATGGAAGGCCCGGACCATCGGCCAGGCATTGTCTTGCTGGAATGGTCGCATCTCGACTTGAAGCAGGCGGTCTTGAGATACCTGCAACAGCGAGGCGCCTTCGCTTCGGTCTCGCCTGACCCAGCCGACCTGACGTTTCGTGTGGCCACGAAACTGACGCTCACCTCTCACGGCAGCCTTTATCATTACCGAATCGGGTTGCAAGCAGAGATGAGCGAAGACGCCCGGCTTATCAAAGCGTATCGGGCCGAACAGACTGCAGTGGGATCATCAGTACGCTGGGTCACTGCTTCCGACCGCGTTCCCATCGAAACTGCGTTACAGGCGGCCTTGGAAGACTTAATGGGGCAGGTCGAGGCGGATCGACAACTCTACATCAACTGAACTGAACAGCCGGCACGATAGGCACCCTGTGGCCCACCGGTCGCCAGCTGTCATCCCTAGGCGGATTGGGTGATACTCACAGCTTTGTACACGTCGACATTATCGCGTGGCTCTTCCGTGGAAGCCTCCACGTACTCCGGGCAATCGAGCCGGAATGCCTGATCTCCGAAGGCGACATTGTAGAATCCACAGTGATGCGGTTGGTCTGATTCCGGATAGGCATGGGGACGGAAATGCTCGCAGGAGACGCACATACGCGCAACAGGGATTTCCCCTTGCAATTGAAGCGCACGAATCAGTTTCACGAGCGCGGTGAGCAGAGCGACCTGTTCTTGCACCGACAAGTTTTCGGTCGCGGACGCAAGAATCTCAGGCCATCGGTTTTCCACGTGACCTGCCTTGGCTCCAAGCGAGGTGAGATGAACGGTCACGACGCGATTGTCGAGTTCCCGACGGCGGCGACGAACCAAACGCTTATGCTCTAGCGTCCGGATAACTTCAGAGGCGGTAGGCAGCTTAACGGAAAGTTCTCTGGCAATCGTCGAGACGGTAGCCGAATGGTTTGGTCGAGACCGGAGAAACGTGAGGACTTGGATTTGCAGGGGACCGATCCCTGGACGTCCCTTCCGTCTCCATGCGCGGCTCTTCATCGCCAAACCGATTTTTGAAAGCCCCGTCACTAAACGATCAGGGAGCGAGTCTTGGTCGATCTTCAGTAATGCTGTCATAAATCCTCTCCCTTGATGATCCGAGACGGCGTCAGTCTATTGCGCTTTCCTCCTTTCCGTCAAGCACGTTCCGCAGGCTATGAGCCATCCCCTACTTTAGATGATCACCGGGCCACGAGCACTCCACAGTGAGCATATTGCACCACACGGGTGGAGACGCTG
Protein-coding regions in this window:
- a CDS encoding heterodisulfide reductase-related iron-sulfur binding cluster, which translates into the protein MKGLSLITPIDSKRLEKETLRIFEVCDGCRRCFNLCPSFNTLLDRIDAYEGDVAKLTPADHHRVVDECYYCKLCFNHCPYTPPHHYEIDFPHLMVAWKKHLAGERGVRWRDRLMIMTDVIGQLGSATASITNSLLENRLVRSLLERVMGIHRDRRLLHFSGETFPRWFSRRTKTATADPPVRKVALFASCLVNFQATDVGKATVQVLEKNGVRVVVPEQRCCGMPSFDIGDTQAIQQAVRSNVASLYPWVLKGYDVVVPTASCSLMLKREYPELDRDEQTRQVAERTFDVCEYLMTMKKAGELATDFAKKPGRVAYQIPCHLRDQNIGFKSKELMECAGAQVEVIEQCSGHDGAWSAKTEFFPMSMKIAGKAVRAIEHRPADLVASDCPLAGLQLEQAGASAHAGRKAVLHPIQIVRDAYGLCT
- a CDS encoding rubrerythrin family protein; protein product: MGKSLKGTKSHDNLKHAFAGESQANRRYLYFARRADIEGYPDVGGLFRDTSEAETGHAFGHLDFLKEVGDPATGVPMGNTDTNLKSAIEGETYEYTQMYPGMAKTARDEGFPELAEWFETLAKAERSHANRFQKGLDSLKG
- a CDS encoding MarR family winged helix-turn-helix transcriptional regulator, whose amino-acid sequence is MTALLKIDQDSLPDRLVTGLSKIGLAMKSRAWRRKGRPGIGPLQIQVLTFLRSRPNHSATVSTIARELSVKLPTASEVIRTLEHKRLVRRRRRELDNRVVTVHLTSLGAKAGHVENRWPEILASATENLSVQEQVALLTALVKLIRALQLQGEIPVARMCVSCEHFRPHAYPESDQPHHCGFYNVAFGDQAFRLDCPEYVEASTEEPRDNVDVYKAVSITQSA